One part of the Macaca mulatta isolate MMU2019108-1 chromosome 6, T2T-MMU8v2.0, whole genome shotgun sequence genome encodes these proteins:
- the DELE1 gene encoding death ligand signal enhancer isoform X4, producing the protein MWRLPGLLGRAIPRSLGPSLWRVTPKSTSPDGPQTTSSTLLVPVPNLDRSGPHGPGTSGGPRSHGWKDAFQWISARVSPNTLWDAISWGTLAVLALQLARQIHFRASLPAGPPRVEHCSWHSPLDRFLSSPLWHPCSSLRQHVLPSPDCPAPRHTGLREPRLGQEEASAQPQNFSHNSLRAARPQDPSEEGVGLSLAGPSDFGFLHASGSIESKAKPAQPQPTGEKEQDKSKTLSLEEAVTSFQQIFQLSVSIAFNFLGTENMKSGDYTAAFSYFQKAAARGYSKAQYNAGLCHEHGRGTPRDISKAVLYYQLAASQGHSLAQYRYARCLLQDPASLWNPEQQRAVSMVKQAADSGLREAQAFLGVLFTKEPYLDEKRAVKYLWLAANNGDSQSRYHLGICYEKGLGVQRNLREALRCYRQSAALGNEAAQERLQALFSMEAAELLTSALKMEPVGSQRDITT; encoded by the exons ATGTGGCGCCTCCCGGGACTCCTGGGCCGAG CTATTCCCCGTTCGCTGGGACCTAGCCTCTGGAGGGTGACTCCTAAGTCCACCAGCCCAGATGGGCCTCAGACTACCTCCTCCACTTTGCTGGTTCCTGTGCCTAACCTTGACAG GTCAGGTCCACATGGCCCAGGCACGAGTGGGGGTCCAAGGTCCCATGGATGGAAGGATGCCTTCCAATGGATATCTGCCCGTGTCTCCCCGAACACCCTGTGGGATGCGATATCTTGG GGCACTTTGGCCGTGCTGGCCCTGCAGCTGGCAAGGCAGATCCACTTCCGGGCATCCCTGCCAGCAGGACCTCCGCGGGTAGAACACTGCTCCTGGCACAGTCCCCTGGACCGTTTCCTCTCATCTCCCTTGTGGCACCCCTGCTCCT CACTGCGACAACACGTCCTCCCCAGCCCTGATTGCCCAGCTCCCAGGCACACTGGCCTCAGGGAGCCCAGGCTTGGCCAGGAAGAAGCCTCAGCTCAGCCCCAGAACTTCTCACACAACTCCTTGAGAGCAGCTCGTCCTCAGGACCCCTCTGAGGAAG GTGTCGGCCTTTCCCTTGCAGGTCCCAGTGATTTTGGCTTCCTGCATGCCAGTGGCAGCATCGAGTCCAAGGCAAAACCAGCCCAGCCTCAGCCCACTGGTGAAAAG GAACAAGATAAATCAAAAACTCTTTCCCTTGAGGAGGCTGTGACTTCCTTTCAGCAGATCTTCCAGCTCAGTGTTTCCATCGCTTTCAACTTCCTGG GGACGGAGAACATGAAGAGTGGCGACTACACGGCAGCCTTTTCTTACTTCCAGAAAGCTGCAGCGCGCGGCTACAGCAAAGCGCAGTACAATGCGGGCTTGTGTCATGAGCACGGCAGAGGCACCCCCAGAGACATTAGCAAG GCAGTCCTTTATTATCAATTGGCTGCCAGCCAGGGCCACAGCCTGGCTCAGTACCGCTATGCCAGGTGCCTACTACAAGACCCAGCCTCTTTGTGGAACCCTGAGCAGCAGAGGGCAGTGTCCATGGTGAAGCAGGCTGCAGACTCAGGCTTGAGAGAG GCCCAAGCTTTCCTCGGGGTGCTTTTCACCAAGGAGCCCTACCTGGATGAGAAAAGAGCTGTGAAATATCTTTGGCTTGCAGCCAACAATGGG GACTCACAGAGCAGGTACCACCTTGGAATTTGCTATGAGAAAGGCCTTGGTGTGCAGAGGAATCTGCGAGAGGCCTTGAGATGTTACCGGCAGTCAGCAGCTCTGGGAAATGAGGCCGCCCAGGAGAGGCTGCAAGCCCTCTTTTCCATGGAGGCTGCAG
- the DELE1 gene encoding death ligand signal enhancer isoform X5, with the protein MWRLPGLLGRAIPRSLGPSLWRVTPKSTSPDGPQTTSSTLLVPVPNLDRSGPHGPGTSGGPRSHGWKDAFQWISARVSPNTLWDAISWGTLAVLALQLARQIHFRASLPAGPPRVEHCSWHSPLDRFLSSPLWHPCSSLRQHVLPSPDCPAPRHTGLREPRLGQEEASAQPQNFSHNSLRAARPQDPSEEGVGLSLAGPSDFGFLHASGSIESKAKPAQPQPTGEKEQDKSKTLSLEEAVTSFQQIFQLSVSIAFNFLGTENMKSGDYTAAFSYFQKAAARGYSKAQYNAGLCHEHGRGTPRDISKAVLYYQLAASQGHSLAQYRYARCLLQDPASLWNPEQQRAVSMVKQAADSGLREDSQSRYHLGICYEKGLGVQRNLREALRCYRQSAALGNEAAQERLQALFSMEAAELLTSALKMEPVGSQRDITT; encoded by the exons ATGTGGCGCCTCCCGGGACTCCTGGGCCGAG CTATTCCCCGTTCGCTGGGACCTAGCCTCTGGAGGGTGACTCCTAAGTCCACCAGCCCAGATGGGCCTCAGACTACCTCCTCCACTTTGCTGGTTCCTGTGCCTAACCTTGACAG GTCAGGTCCACATGGCCCAGGCACGAGTGGGGGTCCAAGGTCCCATGGATGGAAGGATGCCTTCCAATGGATATCTGCCCGTGTCTCCCCGAACACCCTGTGGGATGCGATATCTTGG GGCACTTTGGCCGTGCTGGCCCTGCAGCTGGCAAGGCAGATCCACTTCCGGGCATCCCTGCCAGCAGGACCTCCGCGGGTAGAACACTGCTCCTGGCACAGTCCCCTGGACCGTTTCCTCTCATCTCCCTTGTGGCACCCCTGCTCCT CACTGCGACAACACGTCCTCCCCAGCCCTGATTGCCCAGCTCCCAGGCACACTGGCCTCAGGGAGCCCAGGCTTGGCCAGGAAGAAGCCTCAGCTCAGCCCCAGAACTTCTCACACAACTCCTTGAGAGCAGCTCGTCCTCAGGACCCCTCTGAGGAAG GTGTCGGCCTTTCCCTTGCAGGTCCCAGTGATTTTGGCTTCCTGCATGCCAGTGGCAGCATCGAGTCCAAGGCAAAACCAGCCCAGCCTCAGCCCACTGGTGAAAAG GAACAAGATAAATCAAAAACTCTTTCCCTTGAGGAGGCTGTGACTTCCTTTCAGCAGATCTTCCAGCTCAGTGTTTCCATCGCTTTCAACTTCCTGG GGACGGAGAACATGAAGAGTGGCGACTACACGGCAGCCTTTTCTTACTTCCAGAAAGCTGCAGCGCGCGGCTACAGCAAAGCGCAGTACAATGCGGGCTTGTGTCATGAGCACGGCAGAGGCACCCCCAGAGACATTAGCAAG GCAGTCCTTTATTATCAATTGGCTGCCAGCCAGGGCCACAGCCTGGCTCAGTACCGCTATGCCAGGTGCCTACTACAAGACCCAGCCTCTTTGTGGAACCCTGAGCAGCAGAGGGCAGTGTCCATGGTGAAGCAGGCTGCAGACTCAGGCTTGAGAGAG GACTCACAGAGCAGGTACCACCTTGGAATTTGCTATGAGAAAGGCCTTGGTGTGCAGAGGAATCTGCGAGAGGCCTTGAGATGTTACCGGCAGTCAGCAGCTCTGGGAAATGAGGCCGCCCAGGAGAGGCTGCAAGCCCTCTTTTCCATGGAGGCTGCAG